A region from the Candidatus Rhabdochlamydia sp. T3358 genome encodes:
- a CDS encoding IS3 family transposase, with product MKTHSKEFEIEKMAHILEVSRCGYYEFLNRVISKRNVENQELIKEIKKAHKSSRGTYGSPRIHAKLQKQGISCSRKRVAKLMKQEKIQAKMRKKWKVTTRASKKEIMIAPNHL from the coding sequence ATGAAGACCCATTCTAAAGAATTTGAAATAGAGAAGATGGCTCACATTTTAGAAGTTTCCAGGTGTGGGTACTATGAGTTTTTAAATAGAGTGATTAGTAAAAGAAACGTAGAGAATCAAGAGTTAATCAAAGAAATTAAAAAAGCTCATAAGAGTAGCCGAGGAACTTATGGGAGCCCGAGGATTCACGCCAAGCTTCAAAAGCAGGGCATTTCCTGTTCTAGAAAAAGAGTTGCTAAATTAATGAAGCAAGAGAAAATACAGGCTAAGATGAGAAAAAAATGGAAGGTGACTACAAGGGCAAGCAAAAAAGAGATAATGATAGCTCCTAACCATTTGGA
- a CDS encoding helix-turn-helix domain-containing protein, with amino-acid sequence MAYEISRKNFTEEQQNTMWNLWSKGKSHSEIGRQLNKRAGSVFCFLQKYGGIRPVKPKRSVRVLTLHEREEISRDISVQLSIRAIARKLNRCPSTVSREINRNGGITNYRAVLADDSTEKKHQGI; translated from the coding sequence ATGGCCTATGAAATATCAAGAAAAAATTTTACTGAAGAGCAACAAAATACCATGTGGAATTTATGGTCAAAAGGAAAATCGCACAGTGAAATAGGTCGACAACTAAATAAGCGCGCAGGCTCTGTTTTTTGCTTTCTACAAAAATATGGCGGTATAAGACCAGTTAAACCTAAACGATCTGTAAGAGTGTTAACATTACATGAGCGAGAAGAGATTTCTCGAGATATATCTGTCCAACTATCCATCAGAGCTATTGCAAGGAAATTAAATCGCTGTCCTTCGACTGTATCGAGAGAAATTAATCGCAATGGCGGTATCACAAACTATCGAGCTGTTTTGGCCGATGATAGCACGGAAAAGAAACACCAAGGGATATAA